One genomic region from Cellulomonas hominis encodes:
- a CDS encoding NADP-dependent oxidoreductase — protein MKAVAYETFGGAEVLRVVDRPEPHIGPDSVLVKVVAVGLNPVDYKIREGYLQGLIDTHLPAVPAWDVAGVVVKPGLDTPELVAGDEVLAYARKDIVSDGTLAEYVAVPVRTAAKKPAGLSFEQAAALPLAGLTALQSVRRSGLAAGRTVLVHAAAGGVGSIATQLAVHRGARVVGTASAGNHDFLRGLGAEPVAYGDGLVDAARALAPEGFDVILDYVGGQAIDTAPALLKPGGTVVSITDARARDELGGHYVWVRPDSADLAELATLAAEGVVTVEVSQTFDLDHAADAYRALETGHTRGKIVVRV, from the coding sequence ATGAAGGCTGTCGCGTACGAGACGTTCGGCGGTGCCGAGGTGCTGCGGGTGGTCGACCGCCCGGAGCCGCACATCGGCCCCGACTCGGTGCTGGTCAAGGTGGTCGCCGTGGGGCTGAACCCGGTGGACTACAAGATCCGGGAGGGATACCTCCAGGGGCTGATCGACACCCACCTGCCCGCCGTCCCCGCGTGGGACGTCGCCGGCGTGGTCGTGAAGCCCGGGCTGGACACCCCGGAGCTGGTCGCGGGCGACGAGGTGCTCGCCTACGCCCGCAAGGACATCGTGTCCGACGGCACGCTCGCCGAGTACGTCGCGGTCCCGGTGCGGACCGCCGCCAAGAAGCCGGCCGGGCTGTCGTTCGAGCAGGCCGCCGCCCTGCCGCTCGCGGGTCTCACCGCGCTGCAGAGCGTGCGCCGCTCCGGGCTCGCCGCGGGCCGGACCGTGCTCGTGCACGCCGCGGCCGGCGGGGTCGGGTCGATCGCCACGCAGCTGGCGGTGCACCGGGGCGCGCGCGTCGTCGGCACCGCCTCCGCGGGGAACCACGACTTCCTGCGCGGCCTCGGCGCCGAGCCGGTCGCGTACGGCGACGGGCTGGTGGACGCCGCCCGCGCGCTCGCGCCCGAGGGCTTCGACGTCATCCTCGACTACGTCGGCGGCCAGGCGATCGACACCGCGCCCGCGCTGCTCAAGCCCGGCGGCACCGTCGTGTCGATCACCGACGCGCGCGCCCGCGACGAGCTCGGCGGGCACTACGTCTGGGTCCGCCCGGACAGCGCGGACCTCGCGGAGCTGGCCACCCTGGCGGCCGAGGGCGTCGTGACGGTCGAGGTCTCGCAGACGTTCGACCTCGACCACGCCGCGGACGCCTACCGCGCCCTGGAGACGGGCCACACCCGCGGCAAGATCGTCGTCCGCGTCTGA
- a CDS encoding penicillin-binding transpeptidase domain-containing protein, protein MLVTAGLVVALGACSGGGEDERQQAAEALAAAIASGDFAAVPLEGATAAEAGEQRTAAYQGLDPWVPAVEAGEVVPSADDDAAASVALSFTWDVDSSDADWTYTTHAGLVRVDDEWRARWSTLVLAPDLAAGEALQVHRVQADRAQVLGAGDAVLVEDRPVHRIGIDKTRVAPEQADAAARGLAGALGMDPDAYAAQVAAAGEKAFVEAIVVRDGDAAYDVAGLSALPGVNAVAASLPLAPTRSFARPVLGTVGQATAEIVDESEGAVVAGDLTGLGGLQRQFDEQLRGLPGLTVVATAGGAQERQLFHVEPTAGEPLRLTLDPAVQQAAEDVVARVTDSASAVVAIRPSTGEILAAASGSGGGGQSTATLGLYAPGSTFKVVSSLALLRAGLTPDSSVTCPPTATVDGREFQNYPGYPSSALGDIPLRTAVAESCNTAFLTAAGQAPQQALADAAAALGLADGVDLGFAATLGAVPADDAGTTDHAASMIGQARVQATPLGMATVAASVVAGARVTPRILADAGGATAAPAAAQPLTGAEADALRSMMRAVVTEGGGDFLQDVPGAEVIAKSGTAQYGSGADLQNHAWMIAGYGDLAVAVFVETGDFGSTTSGPLLEDFLRAVPQG, encoded by the coding sequence GTGCTGGTCACGGCCGGGCTCGTCGTGGCGCTCGGCGCGTGCTCGGGCGGGGGCGAGGACGAGCGGCAGCAGGCGGCCGAGGCGCTCGCGGCGGCGATCGCGTCGGGCGACTTCGCCGCGGTCCCCCTCGAGGGCGCGACCGCGGCCGAGGCGGGCGAGCAGCGCACCGCCGCCTACCAGGGACTCGACCCGTGGGTCCCGGCGGTCGAGGCCGGCGAGGTCGTGCCGTCGGCGGACGACGACGCGGCCGCCTCGGTCGCCCTCAGCTTCACGTGGGACGTCGACAGCAGCGACGCCGACTGGACGTACACCACCCACGCCGGGCTGGTCCGCGTGGACGACGAGTGGCGCGCCCGCTGGAGCACCCTCGTGCTCGCCCCCGACCTCGCCGCCGGCGAGGCGCTGCAGGTGCACCGCGTGCAGGCCGACCGGGCGCAGGTGCTCGGCGCCGGCGACGCGGTGCTGGTCGAGGACCGGCCGGTGCACCGGATCGGCATCGACAAGACCCGGGTCGCGCCGGAGCAGGCGGACGCCGCCGCCCGGGGGCTGGCCGGGGCGCTCGGCATGGACCCCGACGCGTACGCGGCGCAGGTCGCGGCGGCGGGGGAGAAGGCCTTCGTCGAGGCGATCGTCGTCCGCGACGGCGACGCGGCCTACGACGTGGCCGGCCTGTCGGCGCTGCCCGGCGTGAACGCCGTGGCCGCCTCGCTCCCGCTGGCCCCGACCCGCTCCTTCGCGCGGCCCGTGCTCGGGACGGTGGGCCAGGCGACCGCCGAGATCGTCGACGAGTCCGAGGGCGCGGTCGTCGCCGGCGACCTCACGGGCCTCGGCGGGCTGCAGCGGCAGTTCGACGAGCAGCTGCGCGGACTGCCCGGCCTGACGGTCGTCGCGACCGCCGGCGGGGCCCAGGAGCGGCAGCTGTTCCACGTGGAACCGACTGCCGGGGAGCCGCTGCGCCTCACGCTCGACCCGGCCGTGCAGCAGGCGGCCGAGGACGTGGTCGCGCGGGTCACGGACAGCGCGAGCGCGGTCGTCGCGATCCGGCCGTCGACCGGGGAGATCCTCGCTGCGGCGAGCGGGTCCGGCGGCGGCGGGCAGTCGACCGCCACGCTGGGCCTGTACGCGCCGGGGTCGACGTTCAAGGTGGTGTCGTCGCTGGCGCTGCTGCGCGCGGGCCTCACCCCGGACAGCTCCGTGACCTGCCCGCCCACCGCGACGGTCGACGGCCGCGAGTTCCAGAACTACCCGGGCTACCCGTCGAGCGCGCTGGGCGACATCCCGCTGCGCACCGCGGTGGCCGAGTCGTGCAACACGGCGTTCCTCACCGCTGCCGGCCAGGCGCCGCAGCAGGCGCTCGCGGACGCGGCCGCCGCGCTCGGCCTCGCGGACGGCGTCGACCTCGGGTTCGCCGCGACGCTGGGCGCCGTCCCGGCGGACGACGCGGGGACGACCGACCACGCCGCGTCGATGATCGGGCAGGCGCGCGTGCAGGCCACGCCGCTCGGCATGGCCACCGTGGCGGCGTCGGTGGTGGCCGGGGCGCGGGTCACGCCACGGATCCTGGCGGACGCCGGCGGCGCCACCGCGGCTCCGGCCGCCGCCCAGCCGCTCACCGGGGCCGAGGCCGACGCGCTGCGGTCGATGATGCGTGCCGTCGTCACCGAGGGTGGCGGGGACTTCCTGCAGGACGTGCCCGGGGCCGAGGTCATCGCGAAGTCCGGGACGGCGCAGTACGGCAGCGGTGCGGACCTGCAGAACCACGCGTGGATGATCGCGGGGTACGGGGACCTGGCCGTCGCGGTGTTCGTGGAGACCGGGGACTTCGGGTCGACGACGTCCGGGCCGCTGCTCGAGGACTTCCTGCGGGCGGTGCCGCAGGGCTGA
- a CDS encoding hemolysin family protein encodes MDSETWGNIALVLLFILIGGVFAGTEIALVSLRESQINQLERQSTRGARVASVARDPNRFLAAVQIGVTVAGFFSAAYGASTIAPDFAPAIESLGVPEGPAGTIALVVLTLVIAYLSLVLGELVPKRIALQQSGRVALAVAPPLDRFATLMRPVIWLLSTSTNLLVRLFGGDPHATSEEMSEAELRDLVIAHQGLPEDERRILGDVFEATDRSVAEVMRPRGEVHFLEADLPLTDALDRVRDQPWSRYPVIGEDFDDVLGFLHIRELLDTPARPGVRVRDVMREIVVLPGTNKLLPSLSSMRREGVHIAVVVDEYGGTDGIVTLEDLVEELVGDIRDEYDMPGSSGAEAREGAPGSYDAGITIEEFTELTGVRLADGPYETVAGYVIARLGRLGTVGDAVEVDGHRIEVTAVEGRRIARVRVVPPPEEPAPVAPAPVAPAG; translated from the coding sequence ATGGACTCCGAGACCTGGGGCAACATCGCCCTCGTCCTGCTCTTCATCCTGATCGGCGGCGTCTTCGCCGGTACCGAGATCGCCCTGGTGTCGCTGCGCGAGAGCCAGATCAACCAGCTCGAGCGGCAGAGCACCCGCGGCGCACGCGTGGCCTCCGTCGCCCGGGACCCGAACCGGTTCCTCGCCGCCGTCCAGATCGGCGTCACTGTCGCGGGCTTCTTCTCCGCAGCGTACGGGGCCTCGACGATCGCCCCCGACTTCGCCCCGGCGATCGAGTCGCTCGGCGTCCCCGAGGGACCGGCCGGCACGATCGCGCTGGTCGTGCTGACGCTGGTCATCGCCTACCTGTCGCTGGTCCTCGGCGAGCTGGTGCCGAAGCGCATCGCCCTCCAGCAGTCGGGGCGGGTGGCGCTCGCCGTCGCCCCGCCGCTCGACCGGTTCGCCACGCTGATGCGCCCGGTGATCTGGCTGCTGTCGACCTCGACGAACCTGCTGGTGCGGCTGTTCGGCGGCGACCCGCACGCGACGTCCGAGGAGATGTCCGAGGCGGAGCTCCGGGACCTCGTCATCGCGCACCAGGGCCTGCCGGAGGACGAGCGGCGCATCCTCGGCGACGTCTTCGAGGCCACCGACCGCTCGGTCGCGGAGGTCATGCGGCCGCGCGGCGAGGTGCACTTCCTCGAGGCGGACCTGCCGCTGACCGACGCGCTCGACCGGGTGCGCGACCAGCCGTGGTCCCGGTACCCGGTGATCGGCGAGGACTTCGACGACGTGCTGGGCTTCCTGCACATCCGCGAGCTCCTGGACACCCCGGCCCGGCCGGGCGTCCGGGTGCGGGACGTCATGCGCGAGATCGTGGTGCTGCCCGGCACGAACAAGCTGCTGCCGTCGCTGTCCTCGATGCGCCGCGAGGGCGTGCACATCGCGGTCGTCGTCGACGAGTACGGCGGCACCGACGGCATCGTCACCCTGGAGGACCTGGTCGAGGAGCTCGTCGGGGACATCCGCGACGAGTACGACATGCCCGGGTCGTCCGGCGCGGAGGCCCGCGAGGGCGCGCCCGGGTCGTACGACGCGGGCATCACCATCGAGGAGTTCACCGAGCTCACCGGCGTGCGGCTCGCGGACGGGCCGTACGAGACCGTCGCGGGGTACGTCATCGCCCGGCTCGGCCGGCTCGGCACGGTGGGCGACGCCGTGGAGGTCGACGGGCACCGCATCGAGGTGACCGCCGTCGAGGGCCGCCGGATCGCGCGGGTGCGGGTCGTCCCGCCGCCCGAGGAGCCGGCGCCCGTCGCCCCGGCGCCCGTCGCCCCGGCGGGCTGA
- a CDS encoding potassium channel family protein translates to MTAEPRPRPSRRQRLRVLLRTLATTTVLLVVYGLRPVDRPTDAVLALLAIGLVLLVLLLVWQVRSVVRSPYPVLRAVEAFVTAAVLFVVLFATGYAALSESGPDAFSEPLDRVAALYFTMTVLATVGFGDIVPVTHTARIVTTVQMVAGLAFVGLVGREFLAAVQRAHAPDPPAAPAPPDETDVTP, encoded by the coding sequence ATGACGGCCGAGCCCCGTCCGCGACCGAGCCGCAGGCAGCGGCTCCGCGTGCTGCTGCGCACGCTGGCCACCACCACCGTCCTGCTCGTGGTCTACGGGCTGCGCCCGGTCGACCGGCCGACCGACGCCGTGCTGGCGCTGCTCGCGATCGGCCTGGTGCTGCTGGTCCTGCTGCTCGTCTGGCAGGTGCGCTCGGTGGTCCGCTCGCCGTACCCGGTGCTGCGGGCGGTGGAGGCGTTCGTGACGGCGGCCGTGCTGTTCGTCGTGCTGTTCGCCACCGGGTACGCCGCGCTGTCCGAGTCCGGGCCGGACGCGTTCTCCGAGCCGCTGGACCGGGTCGCGGCGCTGTACTTCACGATGACCGTGCTCGCGACGGTCGGGTTCGGGGACATCGTGCCGGTGACGCACACGGCGCGGATCGTCACGACGGTGCAGATGGTGGCGGGGCTGGCGTTCGTCGGACTGGTCGGGCGGGAGTTCCTCGCGGCGGTGCAGCGCGCGCACGCGCCGGACCCCCCGGCAGCCCCGGCACCCCCCGACGAGACCGACGTCACCCCCTGA
- a CDS encoding ATP-binding protein, giving the protein MTDRHRIVLDPDPASVAAGREWARHEAALAHAAPDAARTVELLTSEVLTNAVVHTRAHRHIALTAECHDGCVRVAVTDPDPTLPVVRPGRAGRIGGNGMRIVAALATRWGIDLHPGGGKTVWFETPVSAVA; this is encoded by the coding sequence ATGACCGACCGGCACCGGATCGTGCTCGACCCGGACCCCGCCTCGGTCGCGGCCGGGCGCGAGTGGGCCCGGCACGAGGCCGCGCTCGCGCACGCCGCCCCGGACGCCGCCCGGACGGTCGAGCTGCTCACCTCCGAGGTGCTGACGAACGCCGTCGTGCACACCCGGGCGCACCGGCACATCGCGCTGACCGCGGAGTGCCACGACGGCTGCGTCCGCGTCGCCGTGACCGACCCCGACCCCACGCTGCCCGTGGTCCGGCCGGGGCGCGCCGGGCGGATCGGCGGGAACGGGATGCGGATCGTCGCGGCGCTCGCGACCCGCTGGGGCATCGACCTCCACCCCGGCGGCGGCAAGACCGTCTGGTTCGAGACGCCCGTCTCCGCCGTCGCCTGA